The sequence agctgaaattaagTGGTAACATCAATGACTATTTTCAAGCCAATAGCAAATAATCTCATAATTTATTGGTTCAGTTAAACTTTGGGGACTGCACTGTGACTTCTAGTCATTCTTTGTCTGGGAAACttctactgaaaataatttagtaTCATCAGATTTCCCTTTGTCCATGCAAAGATGAGGCAGTCTataaaattagtattttaagattattttgGTATTATATGGATCAGAAGAATTTCTGTACTGAGGAGGTGTATTGGGATGAAAACTAAGAGCAGTCTTGAAATAAAGACAGGGAAGATTTGATGAAAAGAAGCTTCCTGAAGTATGGAGCTGTTATCTTCAGGTTATTTGGACAGTTTAGGTGAGAGTGTTCAAATGGGCTTTACTGGAGCTCTGTCAGGTAGCTTGTACAAAGGTGTCTTGTAGCTGCTTGGGAAGATGCAGTGAACTTTATCTGTAATGCCAACAACTAGTTGCTGGTTCATGGGCACACAGATGTATTTGTTGTTcagataaaattttaaattttaaattttatctgACTGTCTTTCTGTGGAGCCCCGTAACTGGTTTCTTTacaatactttattttcttccattttaggCATTCACTGTCAATCATATTGCTCTTTGCTTGGAAGCATTATAGCATAAATCACCTTGACTACAGAAATCATGCATATGTATTTGCATGCTCCAGCTTCCAAATTCTGTCTCAGTCTCAGCAAAACTCATCAGCTAgaacctttattttttctgcaaggGTTTATGCACTAATTAATCTCCTGCTGTCTTTGTCTTGAATAAGCTCTAGTGCTCTTTCAgtataaaatatcttttcttgAATTAtggtgttggctttttttctgccCTCTCTCCAGTTTTTAAACTTCATGTTGAAAATTGTCACCTTTTGGTCAGAAAAACAGTACAATTCCTATCCATTCCTATCTTTGATGTAAAATCACCTCACTGGTCTCTCTGTTGTACAGAGATAAAATAATTGGCTGAGTTATAGTTTTACTATAACATCATGCGAGTGACTATActcaatttattattttcaggaTCTCTGCCTACCAGGAGATGATTGCAGTCCTACCTTGCACAGTCATTGCTGCCATTCTATTCAGGTGAACAAATTTCTGGCTCTTCCCTTCATGTATTCATTTGTACTTGGCAGAATTAAACATACGTTGTTTGACTTGGCCCACCCTTTCTTCCAAGCAGTCCAGGGTTCAAGTGAATTTTTCCCAatgctttgtttgctctgtatttttcccttccttacCCTTGTGTAGGAAATGTAACTTCATGAGAAATCAGGAATACATGTATTCTTTCACTCTTATTGCTGTAAAGTTTTATCAGTGTTTTGTAATGAAACATTCGTTCATTCTTCCTCCAAATATTGTTGAAAGGTGATGCTTTTAGCCCTAAGCATCATTTTAGGTTGTTGttgatgctgtttgttttcataatgtACTGTAATACTACATTACCCCTTAGGATATGGACATAAAAATATAAGCAGTAGGTTACCTGAAATGGAATTTATTCTTGACCTTATCTAAATCCACAAACAGGATTGCCATTGGGGTCAGCAAATACCCATGAAAACAAATacccagaaaaacaaaatgctagGATGGGGCTGCAGACAAAAGTAAAACAGATttcatcatttgttttattttattttaaatatctgtatCAGACAGATGGGAAGAGGTACTCTTGTCCTTAGCATGGAAAGAACGCCCGAGTGACTGCATTTGAGAGCTGCTTGTTTCCAGCATTCTTTAGAGATCTTTCCCCTGCTCCTCTAACTGAATGCATTAGCACTCTGAAGGATTCATCATGCCAGTTCTGTAACTTTCACGAGATGCTACACTAGCAAATAGGAAATTCTCCTTTACTTAAAATGATTAATCCAAGTATAGAGATTAGAAATACCTATGCTGTTTCTATAGCAAGACCTTATCACAACTCTGTAAATCACTGTTTTAACTGAGAAGTACaatgtacaaaaaaaacaaagcaaaaagctaGAACTTTGCTCTTGGGTGATTAAATTCCCATAGTAACTGTAGTTACTAATTTACAACTGGGAGTTCATTGTCTCTTCTCTTTACAGAAAATCCTGTATGTTGTGCTTGCCTGTTAGAGATGGCGGTTGCTTGttcattcaaaaatatatttttctatatgAGATCTTACAACACAACCGCAAATCCTGGCATGGTTTGCAGGAGAATTCCCAGCCTGTGCGAGAGACTGAGCTGCCCTCTGTCCATCAAAATTAGCGCGTACTGCAGTAATTACTGCTCTAAAATTGTGCAAGTTAAAAATCACTGTAGGACCAGGTCTTACTTGGAGGAATGCTTAGCTTCAAATGCACTAagtgtatttatttaagaaGTCTGGTGCATGTgtgtaaaaatgtaaattctCCTTTTGCCAGATATTAAATGCAATTGAGCAGTATGTGGGGTGTTAGCATCTTGGAATGCCAGTAGAAAGGCTACTGTCTGACTGCAGTGATGTGGCTGGTAGAAATGCAAGAAGTGAAATGCAAGAAGTAAAACTCTGGCCTTctgttttccactgaaaatgagACTGGGAAACTGAGTTTTCCCACTGATTTGTTTATGATGCTACCCATCTGCTGACCGAGGGCTCACAACCACTCTCAGAGTCCCAGATTTAAACAGTTACTTTGTTGTGTTTCAGGAGGTACTTCCTAATGGCGCTGATTTCATGTTTACTCTGGAATACATTTGGCTTTAGTACAGCTGTGGACTCTAAACCCAACATACTTTTGTTCCTGGCTGATGATCTCGGCATTGGAGATGTAGGATGTTATGGGAACAATACcataaggtaaaaaaaattctcagaaaaatatattttatactaCAGAATATCTATCCTGAGTAATTAAACCTAACAAGAAAATAAGAGCAGTTCTTAATTCAAGGCACTGGTAGTTCAGTAATTGGTACATTAAAGTACTTCTTGTTTCTATGCACATAGGAATGGAGCCTAAATAAACAATGCACAGTGAAAGGGAATAAAcatcatattttcattttggttttaatttttttctacaatttcctccctcccctccccacgTGCTAACTCTCCAATTACATATTTTAGCAATAAAATTTTCTCTCATTCTCATTCATGAAATTCTTAATTCCATTTCATACATACTTaagcttctcttttccagtATCCGTTTCCAGCTACTGCTTTTCCAGTATCCATTTCaactcttcctgctgctgtagTCCATTTATCTGGGAGAGATAGGCTCACATAAAATTTAGCTATGTAAAGTTATATgtaaaatcttaaaatataaGTTCTGTATAATGTTACATCACTATATTAGGAAATAAGTACTGTGTTTAAAAGCATGATGCAGAAAATCTTGGTTCCAGTAATTCTGTGTGCTCTGGAAGACTGACTGAATAAACTCTGAAATTAAGGATCTAATTgggctgggaaaaaaaatgaacagcaggagttttggaataaaaaaaaaaaaatcaccctccTTTTATAAAAGTCTTTccattttagttttatttttaaactaaaattacCAGCAGTGCCTAGGTTTCTTCCCAGTGTTGTCAAACACACTCTATGCCTGTGTCTCAAGAATGAATTCTCCAGTAGTCACAAGTCGTTTTACCCACTGTATCAAGATTTGTAACTGTACCAGTCCTGAAGTATATGGAGAATAACTGTTTGAGGAACTATTCTAAAActcttgtttttcttggcagtttgtaaaaataaagttcaggatacttcttttaaaaattgaaattttattttaggaCCCCAAACATCGACCGCCTGGCAAGAGAAGGAGTGAAGCTTACTCAGCACATTGCTGCAGCTCCACTCTGCACTCCAAGCAGAGCAGCTTTTCTCACTGGCAGATACCCCATCAGATCAGGTTGGGCCCATTTTGAATGACAGATTTCTAATGTACAGAGCTGAGGGACTATAAAAGCCAATAAGAAGGAATGCAGGGGAATTCAGCTAGTTCCTCACCCTGAGTTAGAAAGTGCATAGCCAGTGTCTGTAACTTTCTGTAAGTAATTTACAGTCAGAAAACATTGTCTCACCAGCTGACATCAGCTTACTTTATAGGATTCAGAAAATCTTTATGATGAAAATAGATGGCTATAGAGAAATGCCAAGAGTACCGTTTGTCATTTCTTTAGTACATCACAGCCTGGGCTGAACTGTTGGAATTCATTTTGATGGTGATGGTTAGAGATAAGGTTGAAACAAGGCTCCCAAGAGAGAAGTGTGGAAGTTCATAGCCACGATAGCACAAAAAGTCACAAAACTGAAGTGACAATGGAATACTGGATCCATTAACCACCTACTTGAGACACCTTTTGGAAGACTTAATAGATATCTCCCACTAGGCGTTACATAGCAAAATGAGGTGCTTACATTAGGAGAGCTAAGTGGAAAATCAATGTGTTGAGAGAGCTATATCTCATCTAACATTATACAGCATCCCCCTGAGATAGCGAAATGCAGTTATCTCTTATTTTAGATGAGGAGCAGAGAGGCCAAATTATAACATAtactcagaaaaacagaaaagagaatctACTATATACTATCCCCATCAATTAATTTTCAGCTTGATTTTAAATCTAGCTCTAGgcagcatttgttttgaaaaataacacttGAATTTAGATGTGCTACTGCTAATGAGATGCATCTACCTTTGAGATACGCCTAAATTTACATTTAGTGAGGAACTCTACTGGCTGTAGGTTAAGCACCTGACACGGAGGCTGACAGAAGCATCCCAGCCTCTGCAAGCAGAGCACAAGAGACCATCAGGGATGATCTGAACTATTTCTATCAGGGATGGCTTCCAGCAATCAATACCGAGCACTGCAGTGGAATGCTGGGTCGGGAGGGCTCCCTGCAAATGAAACAACTTTTGCCAGAATTCTACAGCAACAAGGCTATACCACTGGGCTGATAGGtaagtgaaaatgttttagtgtaagtttgaaaaatgatttaattacATGAATTTAGGCATTTTACTTGTCCCAAATGGCTGATGGACATGAATCCTTTCCAGAGGATTGAAGGGAGAAAACAACACCTGGTAGTTACAAGACTGAAAATACTGTGATTTAAAGAGTTTTAAGACAATACAAATATTTGCACAGGGCATGTGAAGCAGGAAGCTTCacattaaaagcattaaaaactaACCCATTATTATTATGGGTGAGCATTTATTTTACTTGGCTCAAGGCTTTTGAATGCTTTGCCCACTGAGAGAATTTTGTTAACTTTGTTATTTGTTCCAAATAAAACAGTCTTTGAGCTCTTCAAAGGCAAAAGGCAAGGAAACAAAAGAGgatagggaaagaaaagaataaagtcTGTACCCATAAAACAGATGATGAAGCACAAGTGCCTCACAGGTGATGCTATGGGGCCTCAAAGAGGCATAGTACTGTGGCAGTTCCCTCAAATGAAGCTGAGGAAAATAGAAAGACATTAGAGAAACACTGTCCTAGAGCATGTGCCTTCCTGTCTGTGACACTGATCAGACCTCTACAGTTTCAattttcatcattctttttctaaatactCTAAAATGGACTGGCGAAgtatttcttctcccttctgtCCTGCTTTTATTACTTGTTCAAGTGAAAGATATTTCTGCAATGGATCCTTTAGTATAAATTTATAGGTATATCCCTTAAAGCCAAGGAGTTCAGCTGTGCCAAAAACATTGTCATCTCCAAgttctggaaataaatgtgGCTGTATTGAATTGAAAGATAATGAGGTAAAGTCTTCCTGGCTGAGTCTATAATTACTTGGCAATCATATAGACCAGCAAACCTCAGGGTTCTTTGATCCAGCACATTTTCTTAGCTTTTGTCTGCGTGCTCTGTTTGGGGACTAGGCAGGGATAGAGTGAAAGGTTGTTttacacctttttctcctcttcataTTGAACAGGGACAATGCCTAGGAAATCATCTTTCTGAGTCTGGTGATCAGAGTGTTTGTCAACACTGGCCAAGAGTTTCTTGGATATTCTAGTATATTTGCAACATATTAAAAGAAGTTGCAAGTAAAGCAATTGAAAATTAGGAAGGAGGTATATTATAGAAAGCAGCTGGCGATTTAGAGACCATGATCCCCTGACCCTCATTGAAAAGCAATTGAAATCCCATCCTTAAGTAACCTTTATCACTCCAGTAGGTGACCTGGCCATTTtgcagatttctctttttattgcGTGACCATTTGGGGTTCGCACATTAAGACACAACATTTACCCATCAAGCACTGGTTTCATCCTGCCTCCTTGTGCACTTTGATGCTCTGATTCACCAAATTCCCAAGGAAGTACTTGCAGTGCTACTTGAGCATCTGTTCAAGTTGTCCACTtaaatgttctgatttttttcatgctttaaaaCTTTCAGGAAAGTGGCATCAAGGTGTAAACTGTGAATCCTTCAATGATCATTGTCACCATCCCCTAAATCATGGGTTTGACTACTTTTATGGCATGCCTTTTACACTTATAAGCAACTGTCAAGAAAACAAACCTCCAGAGATGGATGTAGCCCTTCAAGACAGGCTTTGGCTTTACAGTCAGATAATTGCCCTTGCTGTGCTTACTCTTGCTGCTGGAAGACTGACTGGTTTGGTTTCCATCCGCTGGAAGATAATTGCCTGTTTCACGTTGGCGAGctgccttttcttcatttcttggTACTCCAGTTATGGCTTTGTGCAGCGTTGGAACTGCATCTTGATGAGGAACCATGATATCACTGAGCAGCCAATGAGATTAGAGAGGACTGCTTCCATCATGTTGAAGGAAGCAGTATCATTTATCAAAAGGTAAATGATTGTCTgtagttttctttaaaagtgaGAGGAGGCTCTGGGCTCTTGGAgtaggatatttttttccaatctaGCTATAGCcatattgcttttaaaaattaactttttaaagtCATAGCCaagtttttttatttagaaatttaaATTTTAGTTGCAACTGCCCACGtagaaaaagacaacaaatgaGATTTCACCAAATGATACATAAACATCTCACTATACACTGTAAtctgtaaataataaatttGTTCCATTGACCAGCTAATTCTTACATGTCACTCTGCAAGCCtcatttgtgctttttctcaTAACTCTTATAAAACATGAGATAAAAGGGGAATGATGcacaaaattatttcatgtgAAAATCTCAAAACATTTAGCTCCATTTTCATGTCATTCGAACACTTGAGAAGGAAGCTGACTAACAGCATTAATTTACTACTAGCTTCAAGTTCATCTTTGGCCTATACAGCCCTTGATAAATACTTCTGTGCCAGATGTCTTTCTGTAAAACAGGGAGAGTAACTatccttttcttaaaattatatttaaacaTACATACTGAAAAACTTTAATGGCCATCTTAGAAAAGCCATGTCAATCTAGGTAAATATAAAACTATTTCcaattacatttaattaaaaaaagaatcagagacGCAGCTGATTCTTAAAAGCACTGCACAAGTACCATGCCTGTTTACACATTGGAATCTGACTAAAAACTGTCTTGTCTGCATTTTATGCAAGAAAGCAACAATTAACTAAGATCAACAGGATTGTATGTGGATACAGTATAGACCTATTGTTTGTGTCAGTGCACTGATGAAtatgaaaactttaaaaatatttcaaatgcacagcaaaaattatgcttccttttttttaagaaacagacATGGACCAttccttctctttgtttcctttcttcatgTTCACACACCTCTCTTCACCACAGTGAAATTTCTTGGGAAAAGCCATCATGGTTTGTATGGAGACAACATAGAAGAAATGGATTGGATGGTGGGTAAGTATCCTTGATGAGGGATTTGTTTCAGATATGTATATCTGTGTGTTTTAAAGCAAGAGAAGTAATAAAGCCAAGGTATCCACAGCAATCTATGCTGTTAAAACCTTCTCAGAGCACATTGCAAAAGATAATCAAAATGTTATACATGTGGATTGATGTTTCTAATTGCTTAATTGGAACCCTGCTGTCTCTCTTCTTAAATTCAAGGCAAAATTTTAGATTTGCTTGACAAGGAAGGTTTGAAAAATCATACATTCACGTACTTTGCCTCTGATCATGGAGGACACTTGGAAGCTCAGGATGGTTCTGCCCAGATGGGTGGCTGGAATGGCATTTATAAAGGTAGgaaatgaaatacagctttaCATGTTGATTAGAAACAGAAACACAATGATGTAACCTAGGTGAAGTTGTTAAGGCTAGAGTGGGTACAGGCAACAAACATAGGTGCTTTAAtcctactttttctttcagtaaaatgTAAGCATTATTACACATCTCTTTGATAACGGTATTATATAGTTTGATACCTGTAAACTTTTTGGTGTTCTCAAGTGAAAAGCACTGAATAAAATACAATAGATCCCTTTAAAGCTCCCCTTTTCCCCTGCTAGTCCCCACATTAGTTTGTTCCTGatttacttgtttctttttctcattatttccaGAAATCATTGCTGTCCACCTATTTGATATGAAATAGGGTAAAGACACATTGTGCTATGACTTACAGCAAGAGTTTAGCCCCCTGTATGCCTCAATACTCTATGTAAACCAGTGATTGGCATAAGACCCAAATGACTTTGGCAATGCAAAAAGACTTCACTCACTACTGCCTGCTTTTTGTGCTGTGAATTTTGATTCAGCCTCCTGAGCAGTGCAGTAGATTTTTAAAGCCACAAGATACTCATTCATTGCACTTTCTCCCATCTGCTCCATCAGCACTGAATCATCTGCGTTCTGCCATGAACATGTGCTTCTGAGTTCAGAGATGTTGCATTAGGAAAGTCAGATCCAAATCTcaatttgaaaaatacaaaagatgCTTAAGGCATTTGGAAATACTTCTGTGTTAAGaacatgtattttcttccaatacttgaagggagcatataaacaggaggcGGTATGTCTGTTTAtgagagtggatagtgataggaaaaggggaaatggttttaaaataaggcaggggagatttatgtttagatattaggaggaagtttttcactcagagggtgacacagtggaacaggttgcccaaggaggttgtggatgctccatctctggaggctttcaaggccaggctggatgtggctctgggcagcctggtctgctggttggtgagTCCGCACATAGCAGGTaggatctttgaggtccttttcaacccaggccattctatgattctatgattctgaagGGAACCCATGGctacaaagagaagaaatactttttacAGCTGTTTGTTAAAGTAAGATACTAATTCTTAAGTTTTGTATAGGTTTAAACAGAATATCAAGTATTTCTTCAGTCTTGTGTCTGCTTCCTCTGTGAATGCTTCCTTGTGAGTTTGCCTCTGAACTGCTGTATATTGTTTAATTTTACTGCAGGTGGAAAAGGCATGGGAGGTTGGGAAGGAGGGATCCGTGTGCCAGGAATATTCAGGTGGCCAGGAGTGTTACCTGCAGGCATTGTTATCAATGAACCTACGAGTCTGATGGATATTTTTCCCACTGTTGTTCATCTGGCTGGAGGAATATTGCCACAGGACAGGTATGGAGATATCTTCAGCAAGAGAAATTGAACGGAGAGTTATCAACTaaataatttcagtgttttattttttttttaataatccaAGGAAATCTCCCATCTATACCGTATTTTCAAGCCCAGTCTAAGATTTTAAACTCAAAAGCAACCCTCCCTTTTTTCTCCATACACACGTGGATATGCCCACAGGTATGCATGTGGCCACAGGTCTTGTTCATTTCTAAACAAGTTCAATGTCACTCAGGAAAGAATTGATGGC is a genomic window of Meleagris gallopavo isolate NT-WF06-2002-E0010 breed Aviagen turkey brand Nicholas breeding stock chromosome 1, Turkey_5.1, whole genome shotgun sequence containing:
- the LOC100546484 gene encoding arylsulfatase D-like, translating into MIAVLPCTVIAAILFRRYFLMALISCLLWNTFGFSTAVDSKPNILLFLADDLGIGDVGCYGNNTIRTPNIDRLAREGVKLTQHIAAAPLCTPSRAAFLTGRYPIRSGMASSNQYRALQWNAGSGGLPANETTFARILQQQGYTTGLIGKWHQGVNCESFNDHCHHPLNHGFDYFYGMPFTLISNCQENKPPEMDVALQDRLWLYSQIIALAVLTLAAGRLTGLVSIRWKIIACFTLASCLFFISWYSSYGFVQRWNCILMRNHDITEQPMRLERTASIMLKEAVSFIKRNRHGPFLLFVSFLHVHTPLFTTVKFLGKSHHGLYGDNIEEMDWMVGKILDLLDKEGLKNHTFTYFASDHGGHLEAQDGSAQMGGWNGIYKGGKGMGGWEGGIRVPGIFRWPGVLPAGIVINEPTSLMDIFPTVVHLAGGILPQDRVIDGRNLMPLLQGRTQKSEHKFLFHYCGSYLHAVRWHQKDSGAVWKAHYVTPVFHPAGAGACYGKRICPCFGEGVTHHDPPLLFDLSRDPSESQPLSADTEPLFDTVIERIGRAIEEHRMTLTAVPQQLSRYNIIWKPWLQPCCGTFPFCWCDKEGESTQSL